The following coding sequences lie in one Arachis ipaensis cultivar K30076 chromosome B03, Araip1.1, whole genome shotgun sequence genomic window:
- the LOC107629937 gene encoding protein FAR1-RELATED SEQUENCE 5: protein MDVDSEPLSSQENVEDCMMNGVEENVNCTCDCGGSSSKCVSVTADDIINQTFETSDAAYNLYVRYARCLGFGVRKGDTARGKDGTQRRRRFFCSKEGKRAEKYISSLSRKREHRALTRTGCEAMLAVYLDTKTSTWRVKKLVEKHNHDLVPKCLVHLIPNHRGLTEPQKAQANTMHDHGLPTSKIMGLMVGQAGGYANVGFTKKDLDNHFQRTRRAKLIGGDSNATISYLLGKADVDPMAMVRYSATDEGRLASLFWADGICRSDYQCFGDVLAFDTTYRKNKYRRPLVIFSGYNHHRQTCIFGFALVEDERTATYTWLLQNFLEVMLNKSPSVVVTDGDEAMKAAIREIFPDATHRLCGWHIQKNVTAKIKNKKFSNDFKRCLYTPWHPDEFEEYWENMIKKYGLEENEWVLNEYEKRKSWASAYLRDKFCAGLRTTSRCEAINNFIKRFICIHQSLLELVQNLEHALRDYRNNELVSQFKTLYGEPVLTTGLEALELSAANFYTREILGEVKKEIQRVVALDVINEENISTTVVLKVKECDRRQHIYNVLYDRNTEHMECECSRWSSEGIPCSHMFCAMKRVGLQKLPDRLLLKRWSKDAKKYLDESSAGGTTQDREREFLMRYGALSVAATWMVFLGAQDGPSFHDTMNEVWCWTQTLEQKSDLKRQTRDSN from the coding sequence ATGGATGTTGACTCGGAACCACTCAGTTCACAAGAGAACGTCGAAGATTGCATGATGAATGGTGTGGAAGAAAATGTTAACTGCACTTGTGATTGCGGTGGCAGCAGTAGTAAGTGTGTGTCTGTGACGGCCGATGATATTATAAACCAGACCTTTGAAACATCGGATGCAGCTTATAACTTGTATGTACGTTATGCGAGGTGTCTCGGGTTTGGAGTTCGCAAGGGTGATACAGCACGTGGAAAAGATGGAACACAGCGCAGAAGGAGGTTTTTTTGCAGCAAGGAAGGAAAGAGAGCCGAGAAATACATATCTAGTTTGAGTAGGAAGAGGGAGCATAGAGCGCTGACTCGCACTGGTTGTGAAGCCATGCTTGCGGTGTATCTTGACACTAAAACTTCGACTTGGAGGGTTAAAAAATTAGTTGAGAAGCACAACCACGATCTTGTCCCAAAATGCTTGGTACACCTAATTCCAAACCATCGAGGGTTGACTGAGCCACAAAAAGCTCAGGCGAATACCATGCATGATCATGGTCTTCCAACCTCTAAAATAATGGGACTAATGGTAGGCCAAGCCGGTGGTTATGCCAATGTCGGGTTCACAAAGAAGGACCTAGATAATCACTTTCAAAGAACTCGTCGTGCAAAgctcattggtggggattccaaTGCGACGATTAGCTATCTACTTGGGAAAGCAGATGTCGACCCGATGGCCATGGTAAGGTACAGTGCTACTGATGAAGGTCGGCTGGCAAGTTTATTTTGGGCAGATGGCATTTGTAGGTCCGATTATCAGTGCTTTGGAGATGTGCTTGCATTCGATACAACCTACCGGAAGAATAAGTACAGAAGGCCGTTGGTAATCTTCTCAGGTTATAACCATCACCGCCAAACATGTATATTTGGTTTTGCCTTGGTAGAGGACGAACGGACAGCAACATATACATGGTTGTTGCAAAACTTTCTAGAAGTCATGCTGAACAAGTCTCCCAGTGTTGTGGTCACAGATGGTGACGAAGCAATGAAGGCAGCAATTCGAGAAATCTTCCCGGATGCAACTCACCGATTATGTGGTTGGCACATTCAGAAGAATGTAAcggcaaaaataaaaaacaaaaaattttccaACGACTTCAAAAGATGTTTGTATACTCCATGGCATCCGGATGAATTTGAAGAATATTGGGagaatatgataaaaaaatatggGTTGGAGGAAAATGAATGGGTTCTAAATGAATATGAGAAGAGGAAAAGTTGGGCAAGCGCTTACTTGAGGGATAAATTCTGTGCTGGACTTAGAACAACATCAAGGTGTGAGGCGATAAACAACTTCATCAAGAGGTTTATTTGCATTCACCAAAGTCTTCTAGAGTTGGTCCAAAATCTTGAACATGCTCTTAGGGACTATAGAAACAATGAATTAGTTTCTCAATTTAAGACGCTGTATGGAGAGCCCGTTCTAACTACTGGGCTAGAAGCATTGGAGCTTTCTGCTGCCAATTTTTACACAAGGGAGATTCTTGGAGAAGTAAAAAAGGAGATTCAAAGAGTGGTCGCATTAGATGTAATAAATGAGGAAAACATATCAACCACTGTTGTGTTAAAAGTTAAGGAGTGTGACAGGAGGCAACATATTTATAACGTACTTTATGATCGCAATACTGAGCATATGGAGTGTGAATGTAGTCGGTGGAGTAGTGAAGGCATTCCTTGCAGCCACATGTTTTGTGCAATGAAAAGGGTAGGTTTACAGAAGTTGCCAGATAGACTTCTTTTGAAAAGATGGTCGAAGGATGCTAAGAAGTATCTGGATGAAAGTTCTGCTGGAGGCACTACGCAAgacagagaaagagaatttttaaTGCGCTATGGCGCATTGTCAGTGGCAGCTACGTGGATGGTATTCTTAGGAGCTCAAGATGGTCCTTCTTTCCATGACACTATGAATGAAGTCTGGTGTTGGACCCAAACACTAGAACAAAAATCTGACTTGAAAAGACAAACAAGAGATTCAAATTAA